From the Burkholderia ubonensis genome, one window contains:
- a CDS encoding FAD-binding oxidoreductase: MNHPAPPAAPTGTRRPLPPALLDALRAAFGERVSTADAVRAHHGRDESPFDPQLPDAVVFAHSADDVRQVVALCALYGVPLIPYGAGSSLEGHLLAVRGGVSLDLSDMNRVLSINAEDLTVTVEPGITRKALNEALRDTGLFFPIDPGADASIGGMTATRASGTNAVRYGTMRENVLGLTAVLADGRVVKTGSRARKSSAGYDLTRLFVGSEGTLGVITEITLRLHPLPEAVSAATCTFPSMGDAVRTVIETIQIGVPIARVEFVDALAIRSINRHSNLTLAEAPTLFFEFHGTEAGVKEQAELVEALAGQNHGQGFEWATRPEDRSRLWAARHNAFFAMLQLKPGCRAVTTDVCVPISQLAACVEETETDLRASSLPCPIVGHVGDGNFHVAILIDPDRPEELDEAERINDRIVERALRMGGTCTGEHGVGLHKMRFLPKEHGDDAIDAMRAIKLALDPRNLMNPGKIFTC; encoded by the coding sequence GTGAATCACCCCGCCCCGCCGGCCGCACCGACCGGAACGCGCCGCCCCCTGCCCCCCGCCCTGCTCGATGCGCTGCGCGCCGCGTTCGGCGAGCGCGTGTCGACGGCCGACGCAGTGCGTGCGCATCACGGCCGCGACGAATCGCCGTTCGACCCGCAGTTGCCCGACGCGGTCGTGTTCGCGCACAGCGCCGACGACGTCCGGCAGGTCGTCGCGCTCTGCGCGCTCTACGGCGTGCCGCTGATCCCGTACGGCGCGGGCTCGTCGCTCGAGGGCCACCTGCTCGCGGTGCGCGGCGGCGTGTCGCTCGACCTGTCCGACATGAACCGCGTGCTGTCGATCAACGCGGAAGACCTGACCGTAACCGTCGAGCCCGGCATCACGCGCAAGGCGCTCAATGAAGCGCTGCGCGACACGGGCCTGTTCTTCCCGATCGACCCCGGCGCCGACGCCAGCATCGGCGGCATGACCGCGACCCGCGCGTCCGGCACCAACGCCGTGCGCTACGGCACGATGCGCGAGAACGTGCTCGGCCTGACCGCGGTGCTCGCCGACGGCCGCGTCGTGAAGACCGGCTCGCGCGCGCGCAAGTCGTCGGCCGGCTACGACCTCACGCGCCTGTTCGTCGGCTCCGAAGGCACGCTCGGCGTGATCACCGAAATCACGCTGCGCCTGCACCCGCTGCCGGAAGCCGTGTCGGCCGCGACCTGCACGTTCCCGTCGATGGGCGACGCAGTGCGCACCGTGATCGAGACGATCCAGATCGGCGTGCCGATCGCGCGCGTCGAATTCGTCGATGCGCTCGCCATCCGCTCGATCAACCGCCACTCGAACCTGACGCTCGCCGAGGCGCCGACGCTGTTCTTCGAATTCCACGGCACCGAGGCCGGCGTGAAGGAACAGGCCGAACTGGTCGAGGCCCTCGCGGGCCAGAACCACGGCCAGGGATTCGAATGGGCGACCCGGCCCGAAGACCGCAGCCGGCTCTGGGCCGCGCGCCACAACGCGTTCTTCGCGATGCTGCAGCTGAAGCCCGGCTGCCGCGCGGTGACGACCGACGTCTGCGTGCCGATCTCGCAGCTCGCCGCGTGCGTCGAGGAAACCGAGACCGACCTGCGCGCGTCGTCGCTGCCGTGCCCGATCGTCGGCCACGTCGGCGACGGCAATTTCCACGTCGCGATCCTGATCGATCCCGACCGGCCCGAGGAGCTCGACGAAGCGGAACGCATCAACGACCGGATCGTCGAGCGCGCGCTGCGCATGGGCGGCACCTGCACCGGCGAGCACGGCGTCGGCCTGCACAAGATGCGCTTCCTGCCGAAGGAGCACGGCGACGACGCGATCGACGCGATGCGCGCGATCAAGCTCGCGCTCGACCCGCGCAACCTGATGAATCCCGGCAAGATCTTCACGTGCTGA
- a CDS encoding FAD-linked oxidase C-terminal domain-containing protein produces the protein MNAPELSAEMRAQRQREVVQALMAVLPTHCLLYREEDTAPYECDGLSAYRRLPLAVALPETESQVQRIVQICRRMEVPIVPRGAGTSLSGGALPISLGVVLSLARFTRIVEVDPYARTATVQPGVRNLAISEAAAPYGLYYAPDPSSQIACTIGGNVAENSGGVHCLKYGLTVHNVMRVRAVTIDGEIVEFGSLALDTPGLDLLAVTIGSEGMFAIVTEVTVRLIPKPQTAQLVMASFDNVVKGGEAVAAIIASGIIPAGLEMMDKPATQAVEAFTHAGYDLDAKAILLCESDGTPEEVAEEIVRMTAVLREHGATRIQVSRNESERLRFWSGRKNAFPAAGRISPDYYCMDGTVPRRAIGPLLARIEQLEARYGLRCINVFHAGDGNMHPLILYNANDPDELHRVELFGADILECCVEFGGTVTGEHGVGVEKLNSMCVQFSPQERDAFFAVKRAFDPPGLLNPDKGIPTRARCAEYGRQHVRGGLLPHPDLPRF, from the coding sequence ATGAACGCCCCCGAACTGTCGGCCGAGATGCGCGCGCAGCGCCAGCGCGAAGTCGTGCAGGCGCTGATGGCCGTGCTGCCGACGCATTGCCTGCTGTATCGCGAGGAAGACACCGCGCCATACGAATGCGATGGCCTGTCCGCGTACCGGCGCCTGCCGCTCGCGGTCGCGCTGCCCGAGACGGAATCGCAGGTGCAGCGCATCGTGCAGATCTGCCGGCGCATGGAAGTGCCGATCGTGCCGCGCGGCGCGGGCACGAGCCTGTCGGGCGGCGCGCTGCCGATCTCGCTCGGCGTCGTGCTGTCGCTCGCGCGCTTCACGCGAATCGTCGAGGTCGACCCGTATGCGCGCACCGCGACCGTGCAGCCCGGCGTGCGCAACCTCGCGATCTCCGAGGCCGCCGCGCCGTACGGCCTGTATTACGCGCCCGACCCGTCGTCGCAGATCGCCTGCACGATCGGCGGCAACGTCGCCGAGAATTCCGGCGGCGTGCACTGCCTGAAGTACGGCCTGACCGTGCACAACGTGATGCGCGTGCGCGCGGTGACGATCGACGGCGAAATCGTCGAATTCGGCTCGCTCGCGCTCGACACGCCGGGCCTCGACCTGCTCGCGGTCACGATCGGCAGCGAGGGCATGTTCGCGATCGTCACCGAAGTCACGGTGAGGCTGATCCCGAAACCGCAGACCGCGCAGCTCGTGATGGCGAGCTTCGACAACGTGGTCAAGGGCGGCGAGGCGGTCGCGGCGATCATCGCGTCGGGGATCATCCCGGCCGGCCTCGAGATGATGGACAAGCCGGCGACGCAGGCGGTCGAGGCGTTCACGCACGCAGGCTACGACCTCGACGCGAAGGCGATCCTGCTGTGCGAATCGGACGGCACGCCCGAGGAGGTCGCCGAGGAGATCGTCCGGATGACGGCGGTGCTGCGCGAGCACGGCGCGACGCGCATCCAGGTGTCGCGCAACGAAAGCGAGCGGCTGCGCTTCTGGTCCGGCCGCAAGAACGCGTTTCCGGCCGCCGGGCGGATTTCCCCCGACTATTACTGCATGGACGGCACCGTGCCGCGCCGCGCGATCGGGCCGCTGCTCGCGCGCATCGAGCAGCTGGAGGCGCGCTACGGGCTGCGCTGCATCAACGTGTTCCACGCGGGCGACGGCAACATGCATCCGCTGATCCTGTACAACGCGAACGATCCGGACGAGCTGCACCGCGTCGAGCTGTTCGGCGCGGACATCCTCGAGTGCTGCGTCGAATTCGGCGGCACCGTGACGGGCGAGCACGGCGTCGGCGTCGAGAAGCTCAACTCGATGTGCGTGCAGTTTTCGCCGCAGGAGCGCGACGCGTTCTTCGCGGTCAAGCGCGCGTTCGATCCGCCCGGGCTGCTCAATCCCGACAAGGGCATCCCGACCCGCGCGCGCTGCGCCGAATACGGCCGCCAGCACGTCCGAGGCGGACTGCTGCCGCACCCCGACCTGCCGCGCTTCTGA
- the glcE gene encoding glycolate oxidase subunit GlcE: MEEDDIVAGWAERVRAASADGRPLRLRGGGTKDWYGQALEGEILDTRAFHGIVSYDPAELVVTVRAGTPLAQLEAILGERGQMLPFEPPHFGRAATVGGCIAAGLAGPRRAACGAPRDFVLGVELMNGRGEVLRFGGQVVKNVAGYDVSRLMAGSLGTLGLMLELSIKVLPVPVAEITLKFEMSATDAVRKLNEWGGHPLPVSASAWRNGTLVLRLSGAEAAVKAAKTLLGGEVVDAVEAERFWAGLREHTDPFFNGIPPGFALWRLSLPSITEPMHLPGTQLMEWGGAQRWWITDADAQTVRMSAKQAGGHATLFRAGESYDRSAGVFTPLPAPLMKIHRGLKAAFDPARIFNRGRLYPDL; this comes from the coding sequence ATGGAAGAGGACGACATCGTCGCCGGCTGGGCCGAGCGCGTTCGCGCGGCCAGCGCCGACGGCCGGCCGCTGCGCCTGCGCGGCGGCGGCACCAAGGACTGGTACGGCCAGGCGCTCGAGGGCGAGATACTCGATACGCGCGCGTTTCACGGCATCGTGTCGTACGACCCGGCCGAACTCGTCGTCACGGTCCGCGCGGGCACCCCGCTCGCGCAGCTCGAAGCCATCCTCGGCGAGCGCGGCCAGATGCTGCCGTTCGAGCCGCCGCATTTCGGCCGCGCGGCCACGGTCGGCGGCTGCATCGCGGCGGGGCTCGCCGGCCCGCGGCGCGCAGCCTGCGGCGCGCCGCGCGACTTCGTGCTGGGCGTCGAACTGATGAACGGCCGCGGCGAAGTGCTGCGGTTCGGCGGCCAGGTCGTGAAGAACGTCGCCGGCTACGACGTGTCGCGCCTGATGGCCGGCTCGCTCGGCACGCTCGGGCTGATGCTCGAGCTGTCGATCAAGGTGCTGCCGGTGCCCGTCGCCGAAATCACGCTGAAGTTCGAGATGAGCGCGACCGATGCGGTGCGCAAGCTCAATGAATGGGGCGGCCACCCGCTGCCCGTCAGCGCGAGCGCGTGGCGCAACGGCACCCTCGTGCTGCGCCTGTCCGGCGCCGAGGCCGCGGTGAAGGCCGCGAAGACGCTGCTCGGCGGCGAAGTCGTCGACGCGGTCGAAGCCGAGCGCTTCTGGGCCGGCCTGCGCGAGCACACCGATCCGTTCTTCAACGGCATTCCGCCGGGCTTCGCGCTGTGGCGCCTGTCGCTGCCGAGCATCACCGAGCCGATGCACCTGCCGGGCACCCAGCTGATGGAATGGGGCGGCGCACAGCGCTGGTGGATCACCGACGCCGATGCGCAGACCGTCCGCATGAGCGCGAAACAGGCGGGCGGCCATGCGACGCTGTTCCGCGCGGGCGAATCGTACGACCGCAGCGCCGGCGTGTTCACGCCGCTGCCCGCGCCGCTGATGAAAATCCACCGCGGGCTGAAGGCGGCGTTCGATCCGGCGCGCATCTTCAATCGCGGCCGGCTCTACCCCGATCTCTGA
- the glcF gene encoding glycolate oxidase subunit GlcF translates to MQTNLADFIRNTPDGDEADAILRKCVHCGFCTATCPTYQLLGDELDGPRGRIYLIKQMVEGAPVTRSTQQHLDRCLTCRSCETTCPSGVQYGRLVEIGRKHVEAQVRRPLSQRLVRRALASFVPNSALFSPVMRLGQHVRPLLPKRLRDKVPPRTKLLEWPNRPHPRKMLMLAGCVQPSMLPNINIATARVLDALGVETIVAPEAGCCGAIRLHLNYHDEALDDVRRNIDAWWPYVEQGVEAIVMNASGCGATVLEYAHLLRDDPAYAEKAQRIVALTRDVSDVLLAFEAELATLARRRAIHTVAYHPPCTLQHGQQSRGKVERLLETLGIDVRLPADSHLCCGSAGTYSLTQPSLSYKLRKQKLAKLQALEPQMIVSANVGCIAHLQSGTQIPVAHWVQLVEHLLYG, encoded by the coding sequence ATGCAGACGAACCTCGCCGATTTCATCCGCAATACGCCCGACGGCGACGAAGCCGACGCGATCCTGCGCAAGTGCGTGCATTGCGGGTTTTGCACCGCGACCTGCCCGACCTACCAGCTGCTCGGCGACGAGCTCGACGGCCCCCGCGGGCGCATCTACCTGATCAAGCAGATGGTCGAGGGCGCCCCCGTGACGCGCAGCACGCAACAGCACCTCGATCGCTGCCTCACGTGCCGCAGCTGCGAGACGACGTGCCCGTCCGGCGTCCAGTACGGCCGCCTCGTCGAGATCGGCCGCAAGCACGTCGAGGCGCAGGTGCGGCGCCCGCTGTCGCAGCGGCTCGTGCGCCGCGCGCTCGCGAGCTTCGTGCCGAACAGCGCGCTGTTCTCGCCGGTGATGCGGCTCGGCCAGCACGTGCGGCCGCTGCTGCCGAAGCGCCTGCGCGACAAGGTGCCGCCGCGCACGAAGCTGCTCGAATGGCCGAACCGCCCCCATCCCCGCAAGATGCTGATGCTGGCCGGCTGCGTGCAGCCGTCGATGCTGCCGAACATCAACATCGCGACCGCGCGCGTGCTCGACGCGCTCGGCGTCGAGACGATCGTCGCGCCCGAGGCCGGCTGCTGCGGCGCGATCCGGCTGCACCTGAACTATCACGACGAGGCGCTCGACGACGTGCGCCGCAACATCGATGCGTGGTGGCCCTACGTCGAGCAGGGCGTCGAGGCGATCGTGATGAACGCGTCCGGCTGCGGCGCGACGGTGCTCGAATACGCGCACCTGCTGCGCGACGATCCGGCCTATGCGGAGAAGGCGCAGCGCATCGTCGCGCTGACGCGCGACGTGTCCGACGTGCTGCTCGCGTTCGAGGCCGAGCTCGCGACGCTCGCGCGGCGCCGCGCGATCCATACCGTCGCCTACCACCCGCCGTGCACGCTGCAGCACGGCCAGCAGTCGCGCGGCAAGGTCGAGCGGCTGCTCGAGACGCTCGGCATCGACGTGCGCCTGCCTGCCGACAGCCACCTGTGCTGCGGCTCGGCCGGCACCTATTCGCTGACGCAGCCGTCGCTGTCGTACAAGCTGCGCAAGCAGAAGCTCGCGAAGCTGCAGGCGCTCGAGCCGCAGATGATCGTCTCCGCGAACGTCGGCTGCATCGCGCACCTGCAAAGCGGCACGCAGATACCGGTCGCGCACTGGGTCCAGCTGGTCGAGCACCTGCTGTACGGCTGA
- a CDS encoding YggS family pyridoxal phosphate-dependent enzyme codes for MSDLAVRLESVHRRIADAARAAGRDPAAVTLLAVSKTFPADAVRAAHAAGQRAFGENYVQESIDKIDALADLRAALEWHFIGPLQSNKTRPVAERFDWVHSIDRLKIAQRLAEQRPAHLPPLNVCVQVNISGEASKSGVAPADVAEVAHAVAALPSLRLRGLMAIPEPAGDADAQRAPHRALRALFDALRADGLPLDTLSMGMSADLEAAVLEGATIVRVGTAIFGARDYSH; via the coding sequence ATGTCCGATCTCGCCGTTCGCCTCGAATCCGTCCACCGCCGCATCGCCGACGCCGCCCGCGCAGCCGGGCGCGACCCCGCCGCCGTCACGCTGCTCGCCGTCTCGAAGACCTTCCCCGCCGATGCGGTGCGCGCCGCACACGCAGCCGGCCAGCGCGCGTTCGGCGAGAACTACGTGCAGGAGTCGATCGACAAGATCGACGCGCTCGCCGATCTGCGCGCGGCGCTCGAATGGCATTTCATCGGGCCGCTGCAGTCGAACAAGACGCGCCCCGTCGCCGAACGCTTCGACTGGGTGCATTCGATCGACCGGCTGAAGATCGCGCAGCGGCTCGCCGAGCAGCGGCCCGCGCATCTGCCGCCGCTCAACGTGTGCGTGCAGGTGAACATCAGCGGCGAGGCGTCGAAGAGCGGCGTCGCGCCGGCCGACGTCGCCGAGGTCGCGCACGCGGTGGCCGCGCTGCCGTCGCTGCGGCTGCGCGGCCTGATGGCGATCCCCGAACCCGCGGGCGACGCCGACGCGCAGCGCGCGCCGCATCGCGCGCTGCGCGCGCTGTTCGACGCGCTGCGCGCGGATGGGCTGCCGCTCGATACGCTGTCGATGGGCATGTCCGCCGATCTCGAGGCGGCCGTGCTCGAAGGCGCGACGATCGTGCGAGTCGGCACCGCGATCTTCGGCGCGCGCGACTATTCCCATTGA
- the proC gene encoding pyrroline-5-carboxylate reductase produces the protein MKIAFIGSGNMAAALIGGLVKRGVGADGLYAIDVNEDVRARAAQQFGIRTGAAIDATLADYDAVVLAVKPQVLKDVAQALAPHLKTQLVISIAAGIRGTDLARWLGDYARVVRTMPNTPALVGMGVTGLAALPGVDAAGRELASNVLGAVGEIVWFDDESQLDAVTAISGSGPAYVFYFIEALQEAACRLGMNDEQGRALAVATFTGAAQLAAQSGEPASVLRERVTSKGGTTAAALASFDAQGVKEAIVRGALAAAARAKEMGDELGRD, from the coding sequence ATGAAGATTGCATTCATCGGCAGCGGCAACATGGCCGCGGCATTGATCGGCGGCCTCGTCAAGCGCGGCGTCGGCGCGGACGGCCTGTACGCGATCGACGTCAACGAAGACGTCCGCGCGCGCGCCGCGCAGCAATTCGGCATCCGCACCGGCGCGGCCATCGACGCGACGCTCGCGGATTACGACGCGGTCGTGCTCGCGGTCAAGCCGCAGGTGCTGAAGGACGTCGCGCAGGCGCTCGCGCCGCACCTGAAGACCCAGCTCGTGATCAGCATCGCGGCGGGCATCCGCGGCACGGATCTGGCGCGCTGGCTCGGCGATTACGCGCGCGTCGTGCGCACGATGCCGAACACGCCGGCGCTCGTCGGCATGGGCGTGACGGGGCTCGCCGCGCTGCCGGGCGTCGACGCGGCGGGCCGCGAACTGGCGTCGAACGTGCTCGGCGCGGTCGGCGAGATCGTCTGGTTCGACGACGAGTCGCAGCTCGACGCGGTCACCGCGATCTCGGGCAGCGGCCCCGCGTACGTGTTCTATTTCATCGAAGCGCTGCAGGAAGCGGCGTGCCGCCTCGGGATGAACGACGAGCAGGGCCGCGCGCTCGCGGTCGCGACGTTCACGGGCGCCGCGCAGCTCGCCGCGCAATCCGGCGAGCCGGCCAGCGTGCTGCGCGAGCGCGTGACGTCGAAGGGCGGCACGACGGCGGCCGCGCTCGCGTCGTTCGACGCGCAGGGCGTCAAGGAAGCGATCGTGCGCGGCGCGCTCGCGGCCGCGGCGCGCGCGAAGGAAATGGGCGACGAGCTCGGGCGCGATTAA
- the ubiA gene encoding 4-hydroxybenzoate octaprenyltransferase, producing the protein MLARFPLYLRLVRMDKPIGSLLLLWPTLNALWIASNGQPRWSLLVIFALGTLLMRSAGCAINDYADRDFDRHVKRTADRPLTSGKIRAWEAIAIAVGLALVAFLLILPLNTLTKELSVVAVIVAGTYPFMKRFFAIPQAYLGIAFGFGIPMAFAAVQDTVPMLAWVMLIANVFWSVAYDTEYAMVDRDDDIKIGIRTSALTFGRFDVAAVMACYAATLGIYVWVGLTLGFGLVYWAGWAAAAGCAVYHYTLIKDRERMPCFAAFRHNNWLGGVLFAGIAAHYAVAGL; encoded by the coding sequence ATGCTCGCCCGCTTTCCCCTGTATCTGCGGCTCGTCCGGATGGACAAGCCGATCGGCAGCCTGCTGCTGCTCTGGCCGACGCTCAACGCGCTGTGGATCGCGTCGAACGGCCAGCCGCGCTGGTCGCTGCTCGTGATCTTCGCGCTCGGCACGCTGCTGATGCGTTCGGCCGGCTGCGCGATCAACGACTACGCGGACCGCGACTTCGACCGCCACGTGAAGCGCACGGCCGACCGTCCGCTGACGTCCGGCAAGATCCGGGCGTGGGAAGCGATCGCGATCGCGGTCGGGCTGGCGCTCGTCGCGTTCCTGCTGATCCTGCCGCTCAATACGCTGACGAAGGAGCTGTCGGTAGTCGCGGTGATCGTCGCGGGCACCTATCCGTTCATGAAGCGCTTCTTCGCGATCCCGCAGGCGTACCTCGGCATCGCGTTCGGCTTCGGCATCCCGATGGCGTTCGCGGCCGTGCAGGACACGGTGCCGATGCTCGCGTGGGTCATGCTGATCGCGAACGTGTTCTGGTCGGTCGCCTACGACACCGAATACGCGATGGTCGATCGCGACGACGACATCAAGATCGGCATTCGCACGTCGGCGCTCACGTTCGGCCGCTTCGACGTCGCGGCGGTGATGGCATGCTATGCGGCCACGCTCGGCATCTACGTGTGGGTCGGGCTGACGCTCGGCTTCGGCCTCGTCTACTGGGCGGGGTGGGCGGCGGCGGCCGGCTGCGCGGTGTATCACTACACGCTGATCAAGGATCGCGAGCGGATGCCGTGCTTCGCTGCGTTCCGGCACAACAACTGGCTCGGCGGCGTGCTGTTCGCGGGGATCGCCGCGCATTACGCGGTGGCCGGGCTCTGA